Below is a genomic region from bacterium.
GTGTATTAGGATCGGCAAGTTTAAGCCTACGGGCGGTCTCATCACGCAATCGGCTTAGAACTGCCGCAACAACCTTTGGGGTATCAGCAACAATGGCGATCAAGTCACCGGTTTCAGCTCCAGTAGCGCTGATGATCGCTTGCATTTCACTCTCTGATAGGAACTTTGCGACGGTGCCTCGGATACCTTCTGAGTTTAGAGAGATGATGCCAAGTCCCTTCGCGCCGAAGCGTTTTACGAATTCGACAAGCTCATCCCAATCTTTGCGTGAGTAATTGGCGCAGCCCGGCATGGCGATTGCCTTGATCTGCCCGCCGCTATTGAGTACCGATTGGAACGTATTAAACTCAGTTTTCTTTAAAGCCTCGCCTAAATCGGTCAACTCAACACCAAAACGAAGATCAGGCTTATCTGTTCCAAATCGTCTCATCGATTCTTCATAAGTTAGTCTTGGGAAGGGTGCAGGAATCTTCTTAGCCGGCACCAATTTACCGATTTCGATAAATAGAGCTTCCATCAAATCTAATATATCGTCCTGTTCGACGAATGACATTTCGAGGTCAAGTTGGGTGAACTCCGGCTGGCGATCGGAACGGCTATCTTCGTCCCTAAAGCATTTCGCAATCTGGAAATAGCGCTCGACTCCCGCTACCATCAGCAACTGCTTGAGCTGTTGAGGGGATTGGGGGAGGGCATAGAAGTGGCCTGCAACCAATCGGCTTGGTACGAGATAATCGCGAGCGCCTTCCGGTGTGCTTTTAATAAGAATCGGTGTTTCGATTTCAAGGAAGCCACGATCATCGAGGAAATCGCGCATCAGTTTGATCATCTTATGTCGAAGTTCAAGTCGATAGTACATCGAAGGCCGTCGAATGTCGAGGTAGCGATATTTCAATCGCACAGTCTCGTCCGGCTCTTGGGTCTCATCGTTTATCTGGAAGGGAATTGGTTTACAGGTATTCAAAATTTCTAAATCAAGGCCAAGTACTTCAATGTCACCGGTCGCCATCTTTGGATTTTCCATCCCAGATAGGCGTTGGCGTACGGCGCCTTCGACTGCGATGCAAAACTCCGAGCGAAGGCTTTCAGCAAGCTTGTGGGTTGTTGAGGTATCAACAGGGTCAAATACAACCTGAACTAGTCCCGTTCGATCACGTATATCAAGAAAAATAAGCCCGCCATGATCGCGCACCCGATGAACCCACCCGTTCAATCGTACCGTTTGACCGATGTTCTCTTTGCGAATTTCGCCGCAATCAATAGTTCTTTTCCAGATATCCAAGCGAAGTGGCCTCCTCTGCGAATGGGGTTATTGTAGCATTCACATTCATTTCTATACA
It encodes:
- the aspS gene encoding aspartate--tRNA ligase, producing MDIWKRTIDCGEIRKENIGQTVRLNGWVHRVRDHGGLIFLDIRDRTGLVQVVFDPVDTSTTHKLAESLRSEFCIAVEGAVRQRLSGMENPKMATGDIEVLGLDLEILNTCKPIPFQINDETQEPDETVRLKYRYLDIRRPSMYYRLELRHKMIKLMRDFLDDRGFLEIETPILIKSTPEGARDYLVPSRLVAGHFYALPQSPQQLKQLLMVAGVERYFQIAKCFRDEDSRSDRQPEFTQLDLEMSFVEQDDILDLMEALFIEIGKLVPAKKIPAPFPRLTYEESMRRFGTDKPDLRFGVELTDLGEALKKTEFNTFQSVLNSGGQIKAIAMPGCANYSRKDWDELVEFVKRFGAKGLGIISLNSEGIRGTVAKFLSESEMQAIISATGAETGDLIAIVADTPKVVAAVLSRLRDETARRLKLADPNT